The genomic stretch AGAAGCCCAGGCGGAGTAAAGCCTTCTTCACCACTAACCAACCTCGTATAGCAATGTTTTTCTTCTTTTACCGGACACATCCGGCTGAGTTGCAAACAGGTGTCCAATTCATCAGGGGACAGAAAGCTGTTGAGCTCCTGTCGTTTCCTCGTGATCAGGCGATACAATCTGCCAACCTGCCGTTCCTGGACAAACACATCCTCCATCCCCTTTTCCTGGCAGTAATTTCCCAGCAAGGACTGTCCCAAGGCAATAAGCACAGCAGCTTCCAGACGCTCTGGATATTCTACTTGGTCCTGGCGGATCTTTATACAACGATCTTCAGGGTCATAAAAAGAAAAGACATTATCCCATTGCTGGCATCGCTTCCAAGAGGCGGTCTCCACCAAGGAGATCCCGCTCAGACATTGTAGATGATCCGGGTGAATGTCTGGGTGACGCCAAAAGATCTCAAGAACAGCAGCAGAAATATCGCGACGTAAGGAGGACGCCATTTTTTCCGGTAAATTGGCATCCAGAGTGAGATACCTAAATTCCAGCCCCTCAACAATCCGAGCTATCCGCTCATAGCGCATGCAGGGGATAAGCTTATCCGCTGAAATTCGAACAGAGAATTCCGGGCCAGGCAGGCTGGTCTCAGCTACCGATGGCAGCGCAAGCAAACCGGTCTCTCGTAATCCCCACATACTGCGGACAACAAGGGCAAGGGCATTGGGATCGTGCTGAATAACCCGCTGTCGCTCCAAGAAATTTCCAGAAAAAATACGGGCTCGGACCGGTTCAAATCCTAATGTCCTCACCTTATCGCTATCAATGTAAATCGGCTCTTTCTTTTCTAGGATATAGTTCTGCAAAACAGAACCCGGAATATCGGCAAGATCCAGAGTGAGAACATGGGAAAACAGCCCATGAATCCCACCGGAGATATTATGCCCATAGGCACGGATAAGGTCTGAAACGTAAAAACGCTTTTCCGGGGCCTCCCTGGTCGCATCGGTCTCACCCTTCTGTACCCAGATATTGGCGACCAAGAGCTTCAAGGCCTCTTCATTTTGGCGGATCACATCAGCCAAGCCCGGCACCTGAAGAATAGGAATAATAGAGGAATAGAGGCTCCCCGGAGCCAGAATAATAATATCAGCCTCAGCAATACACTGACTGACAGCCTCTGGCAATAAGGGCTCATCGGCGAAGCAAACCATAGTCCGTTCAACCGGATAACCCCGTCGGGCCTCACCGGCCTTGCGCTCACCGGTTACCAGCACCCCGTTTGCATAGAGCATCTGGAGTTGCGACGGAGTTGCCGTACAAGGGAGCACTGCCTGGGCACCTGCTCCGACGGCCTGAGATAGATCGGACAGGCCCTCCATGATTGCGGTCTGCATCCGCTTCTGGTTGGCAGCCAATTCAGCTGTCCGAAAAAAAGCAGGCAACTTCCCGTAGACAGCAGCGGCAAGGAGGAGATTACCAAGGCATTGGGGACGATGCAAGGCAGCTACCATGCGCTCATCAGAAAACAAGCGCCGCATTAAATCAACAAGATACCCAGCCAAGGCCGGGGGAAACATCTCCGGTACCACCCCGCTTTCCGCCCATAACTGCTCTGCTGATTCCGGCGGTTTATTGAAACGAAAATTAAAAAAACCATGCAGAGCAGCAGCGGTTTTCAGGGCTGCTGCATCATCCAGCTGATACTGCTCTTTCAGGTTAATGCTGCGAATAGAAGAAAGCAGGACATGGCGCAGATCGCCCAAACCAATCAGCGGAAAATCCTTGAGCATCTCCCCGGTAGAGCCGCCATCGTCGGTGACACAGACAATAGAGTGCAAATGCGGGAAGACCTCTTTTAAGCCGGTAAAAGGGGTTTCCTTCCAATCCTCGCGCCGCGAGTCACCACCGACCACATTAGAAAGACCGGTTCCTCCGCCCAGTACGACGACCCGCACATCCTTCACATCCACCTGACAGAGCCCGGCAGCCAGCCGACGCCAGTCTTCCAGGGTGTAGCCGGAAACATCACGGGGTGGTTCTTCGCCGAGAGCAAAGGCAAGAACCCGTTCCGTCAGACTCCCCTTGCCCATGAAATCAAGGGGAGAAAAGACCTTTTTAGTAACGCCTGCTAAGAGGTCACCCAAAGGGATATTTGTATTGTTTTCCACCTGAAAATCTTTTCCTTACGTCCCTGTTCTTGATCTTACAATGCCGTAGGGGCGACCCTATCTGTTCGCCCTTTTTATACTTTTTATATGCAGGGCAGACACGCAGGTCTGCCCCTACATTCCTTCTCTATCCCTTACAGCCTACAGCCCGGTAGCCTGCATCTGTGCAGATACAGCTTTCACAGAATCCTGCAAGGCGCTTTTCTCCTCATCCGTCAAGGCGAATTCAAGAATGCGTTCCACCCCATTCTCTCCCAACACCACCGGAACCCCAAGGAAATAATTGGATATCCCAAATTCACCTTCAAGATAGGCGGCACAGGGCATCACCCGCCGACTGTCCTTGAGCACAGCTTCGGCCATCTCAACAGCAGCCAGACCGGGGGTATAAAAGGCACTGCCGGTCTTCAGATGATTAACAATCTCAATGCCACCCTGCTGGGTTCGTTCAACGATTTCTGCAATCTTTTCTTCAGAGAGAAGATCCGTAATCGGCACCCCGCCCACATTGGCCAGTCGCACCATCGGCAACATCTTATCGCCGTGAATCCCCATGACCAAGGCGTTCACATCAGCAGGAGCTACTCCGAGGGCCTCAGCCAGAAAGGTCCGATAACGGGCCGAATCAAGCACCCCGGCCATCCCGACAATCCGGCTTTTATCCAGACCGGTGACCTTGAAGGCTGTATGCACCATGGCATCAATGGGATTGGTGACCACGATCATAAAGCAGTTCGGCGAATGCTTGACCGCCTCTTCAGCGCAGGACTTAACAATAGCAACATTTTTGGCCAGCAGATCGTCACGGGACATCCCTGGTTTACGGGCTAGGCCAGCAGTAATAATCACCACATCGGAGTTGGCAGAATCCGCATAGTCGTTGGTGCCGGTCACGGTGCCAGCATACGAATCCAACGGCCCGGATTGCCAGAGATCCAAGGCCTTACCCTGTGGAATACCTTCCATAACATCCAGCAGGACGATATCGCCCAGATTGCGGGTCAGAGCCCAATGCGCCGCTGTAGCACCGACGTTGCCTGCACCGATTATCGTAATTTTTTTCTTCATGATTTTTCCTTTTTATAAGTACGCGGTAGAGGCACGGCACGTCGTGCCCCTACATAATATCATTTTTTCGATCGTTTATCGTTGTGATTGCATTATAGTAGGGGGGCGTTCTGGATCATCTCTTCTACCCGCTGCGCATCCTTGGGGGTATCCACCTCAATGGAGTCATGTCCGGTCAAGACCACCCGAACCCGGTAGCCGTATTCCAAGGCCCGTAATTGTTCCAGTTTTTCAAAACGCTCCCATTCTCCTTCTGGCAGGGCCACAAAAGTCAGCAGAAAGCCCTTGCGATAGGCATAAAAGCCGAGATGCTTATAATAGGTCGGCTGCACCTTTTCCTCTGGATTACGCTGAAAAGGAACCGGCGAACGGGAAAAATACAGGGCATTCTTATCACAATCAAAGACGGTCTTTACATGGTTCGGATCCGTGATTTCTTCGGGCCTGATAATCTTATAGATCAAGGTCGACATGGGCAGGGCCGGATCCTCCAGCAGAGGGCTGGCAACCTGCTCAATGACCTCGGGCGGAAACAGCGGCTGATCGCCCTGGATATTCACCACCACACTATGCTCTTCTATATGGAGCAGCTCAGCAGCTTCAGCCAGTCGATCCGTGCCCGAAACATGATCAGACCGGGTCATAACCACCTCACCACCAAAGCCGGTAACAGCCTCGGCTATCCGCTCATCATCCGTGGCCACCACAACACGGGAGAGCAATTTGGCCTGCCAGGCCCGCTCAACCACATGCTGAATCATGGACTTACCCGCTATCATTGCCAGCGGTTTTCCTTCAAAACGGTTGGAATGGTAACGAGCCGGAATAATCGCCACCACCTTAGCCGGTGTTGTACTCATCGTATTATATATCCTGACAAGGCAAAAATATTCTGTTGACCTGAGACAGGCCGGAAGACACTTCTGTTCTCTCCCCGCAGGATCGAGCCAGCACCAAAAAAGAAACATTTCACCTTTTTTGCCAGAAAACCGGCCCGTGCAGAAAGACTTCCCTATGATACCTTGCACTCAGTGAAATATCAACGTGCAAACTGTGTTAACCACAAGACGATTTACCTTGATACCCATGTCGTGGCCTGGCTGTACAGCGGTGAGCTGTCCCTGCTCTCAGAAAGAGCCTGTCAACTCATAGAAGAAAATGAACGGCTGATCTCCCCGCTAGTCCTGCTTGAGCTTCAGTATTTGTTTGAAATAAAGAGAATCACGGTTGAACCGACGGTGATATTTGATTCACTTGCGGAGAGTATAGGGCTGCAAAAATGTCATTCATCTTTTGCACGAGTGATGACGGAAGCAATGCTGATGTCGTGGACAAGAGATCCGTTTAACAGAATTATATTACCGCCACAGCAGCGGTTCATCAGGCTGTGCTGCTGACAAAGGATCAGATGATCAGGCGAGAATATGAGCTGGCGGCTTGGGATTGAATTTCACACCATCCACACCTCATGGCCCGATTGGTGCTTTCCCCGAACAGACATCGCACTGATTCCGTCTGCCCAGGACGATTTCATTTATAGGCATTCCGCCGATGCTGTATATCCACGACAACAACGATCACTTTATTCTCCTCAAGGAGATAAAAAAGGCGGTAATTTCCAATCCTGAAACGATAATATTCCGACAGATCGCCTTTCAGTTTTTTGATATTCGCGCCAAAGTACGGATTTTTTCGGAGCTGGGGATAGACAGTATTTTTTATCTTCGCGTACAGAGACGGATCAATTTTCTTTTTGCGTTTCTCAAATTTTTTAGATTCCGCTATGCTGAACTCAAACAAGAGTGTATTCTCCTCGTTCAAGCTCCTTGATTCCGTCCTTTAGATTTTGTACCAGCTCGGTATCATGAAGAATTTCGTCCATTTCATCATTGTCAACATACTGCGCAGAGGAAAGGTACTGCATTACAGCAAACTCTATAAAGTTGGAAAGATTCCTTTTCTGCCCATCCGCTGCTGTTTTTATTATCCGGTAGACCGTATCATCAACCCGCATAGTCACTGTTTTCATGATTGTTCTCCTTTTAACGAAATCTTTATGAATAAATGGTATTCAAATTTATTCATAAAGTCAAGATGTCTCTGCAAACGGTAACACACAGACATTCCCGATGTTGCACGCAAATCGTCACGAAATAGGCCCCGCCCGTGAATAATCGTCATTACGCAGACGGATGGAACGGTGGTGGTGGGTGTCCGGGGTTGTATGTCATGGTTCATGCGATGCGGCATGAATGGTGCGTTGTAAGGGCACGGCGCGCCGTGTCCCTACCGAATAATCACCCCGGCCCGTGCATTATCGTCATTACGCAGGCACGTAGGGCTTGATTGAGTACAACGAAATAAGACAATCCGAGCAAAGAACCGTCTGCTTTCGTTGCACTCAAGCGGACCTACCTGGCTGAATTAATTCTACTCTGACCCTGTTTTTTTCGCTATTTCCCGGATACGTGGAATATCAGTCCGTCAACCTGCTTAAAATGTTTATCCATTGTGTAAATCGGTAAACCGTGTTGGAGGGAGACCGCAGCAATCCAGATGTCATTGGTAGGAATCGGGGTGCCTTTTTTTCTGAGATGGTGCTGCACAGAGCTGTACTGTTCGGCAGTGTCTTCGACCACCGGATACAGCATCACTCGCGGCGAATCAAGAAAGGCGACAAGTTCCCGACGGTTTTTCTGCTCTCTGTTTCCTGACTTGAAACCGGAAAGGAGCTCGCCGACTGATATGGAGGAAAAGCCGATGTGTGGAACCCTACGGAGGGTGTCAACAACTGCGGCATTCCCCCGCATGGCTTCGGAGTAAATATTGGTGTCGATCAAAATGCCGTTCACTGCCACAGCTCCGGGTCAATCCGCCTTTCCGAGCTGATCGTCCCCTGAATTTCACTGAACTCCTCTTCTGACCAGGAACCGAAAAGATGATCCAGGTCGTCATATTCCTTACTGAACTTTTTCTCTTTTTCAAGACCGACGTGTTTTTTCAGGGTGTCGAGAATAAACTGATTCACACTTGTCCGTGCTTTCGCAGCCTGCTGCTTGAGCAGGGCTGTGAGCTGTTCATCGACTTCCTGGATTGAAATTGATCCCATAGTTTCCTCCGTCATCATGTTTGCAGTGCTTTGAAGAAATTGCAAATTTATTTTACGCCTGCATGCAGGACGTGTCAAGAGGATTGCCGAACAGGCATTCCCGGCCTGCAAAAATCGTAATTGCGCAGGCGGATGGAACGGCGGTGGTGGATGTCGGGGTTGTATGACATGGCGAATTATTGGATACACCGTGGTTTCGTAGGGGCAGACCCATGTGTCTGCCCTGGTTGGATTAACCGGGGTGGTCGAATATTCGGAAAACGTGGTCTGTCCCCTATTCCAACTGTGGAAGGAAGAAAACTGTAGGAGGCGGAAAAGGCAATCGGAAAGGCACACCGCAAGGTGGCGTGATCTCACCATTGCTGGCCAACTGCTACCTGCATATTCTGGATCGTGTATGGCAACGACGCAACCTCAAGTACAAGCTGGGGGCACATATTGTCCGTTATGCGGATGATTTTGTAGTGATGTGTCGAGGCGATGTAGAGAAACCAATGGAAGTGGTGCATGATGTGTTGAAACGGCTTGATCTTACACTCAATGAGGACAAGACGCACGTCGTAGACGCCGCTGAAACAGGTTTCGATTTTCTTGGTTTTACAATTCAGATGAGTCGGGGTGCTCGAAGTGGTAAACCGTATCCTAATGTTCGACCGTCAGATAAGTCGCTGAAGAAAGTTAAAGCGAGGTTGACGGAGCTGACAGACAGGAAGCTGACCTGCATCCCTTTGAGTGATGTGGTGGGTAATGTAAACCGTAGCCTTCGTGGCTGGGTGAACTATTTCCATTTTCGTAACTCAAGTAAGGCGATGAGCAAGGCCAGGCAACATGCGGAAGATCGATTGCGAGTTCACCTGATGAAGCGCCACAAGGTCAGGGGCAGAAAAGCGGCTCTATGCCGTTTTCCCTACCATGACCTTTATAAGCGCTATGGGCTGTACAAGGTTTCCGGGAAAGCGGGGTGGAGAACGGCGCATGCCTCGGTATGAAGAGCATCGGAAAGCCGTGTGCGGGAAAACCGCACGCACGGTTTGATGAGGGAGCATTGAGGAAGTAAGTTCCTGGTACACGTAGTAGCCGCGTGCGGCGAGGCGTTTGTAAAAGGGCCGGGACTACTGCTGAATCAGTGCTCTACTCTACCCAATTACTCACGTTGGAAGTATGGTCACAGACCTTCTCCAACCGCTCCGGCTTTTGCACTGCCTACCGGAGGTCGCTGAGATCTCCCGGTTCTCGAACATAGAGCGTCCACGCATGCACAGGTTCTCACGACTCCGCAGGGCCGGGGAGCAGCTAGCTGATTTACGCCGCTTCCCGTGTTGCCTTCCCAACCAGACCACGCGGTCGGCACCCTGATTGCGGTAATTTCGGAACTCAATGGCCGGCCTACGCTTCCCCTGTCAACGCTTCGCCGCATCCTCGCGGAATACCGACGCATGACTCGGGGCCATAATGGAGCAGCTTCTCCTTTTATGTAGGGCTCTTTCATCCCCTACTCTATGCCGGTTTATCCCGGCGCTTTCGCTCTGACCCTAATTTACTTTATTCTCATTGACATGTTTTGCATATTTCCTATATAAAAAAAGAAGGGTCGTCAGATTGTCAATAAGAAGTAGGTGAGCAAAAAGATTTAAACAAAAGAAATCTGAATGAATCTCCTATTTACAGGTAACTCGCCGACTCAAAATGTTAAATTTTTTATGGCTACCTACTTAACATGAACACTACTGGTCCCGGATGAAAAATGAGAATAAGTATCGATATTGAATTTGATCGTCTATACTTTCAATGGCACTGGGTTCCTACCATTCTAACATCCTCAAAAAGCGCAACTTGTTGTATTGTTTTGATACCAGCTAGGACAATATGATGTGTGTCGGAATAGTGCGAGCCCAGTACCCTTTCAATCAAAGGAGGATAAAAATGAAATTAAGTCTTAGGACGTTGTTGCTAGGTTTGCTATCTTGGCTAACATTGTGTTTTTGTCTGGCTGTGGCCCTGTCAGCGGTGGTGCTGGAATATCAATTCACTCAAACCCTTCTGGTGCGTTTGTGGAAGTGGATGGCATGAATGTCGGAACTGCTCCCGTGACGTATAATTTTATCTGGGACGTCACACCGAACTACATTGTAAAAGCTACCAAAGATGGATACGTTGATTGGGAGGAAACTGTCGGCGTACACCATATCAAGGGTGGTAAATTACAAATTGTTCTCAAAGCAGATCCGTCTTTTGGTGTCACTGCGGGTTCGCAGGCAACAAACAAGTGGTTGCGTATCCCAACCAATAAAAATATCAGCGAATCCGATTTATGGCAAAAAATGGTTGACTCTGTGACTAGCAATTACGACAGCATAGAACAGATTGATTCAGAGTCGGGTTATATGCGCAGCATCTACAAAACCCAAACGTTTAAGATGGGCGGCAACAGTATCTTCATAATTCGCACACAATTTATCTGTGCTGTTTCCAATCGAAGTCCATTGGTTTACAAGGTAAAAATATCGTCACAAAAATATCAATCATCGTCGGGCGGTATTCGTGATTTTGACGATATACCGGAAGGAATGTGGAAACCACATAATCGTGTGTTTAAATCTGATAAGGATATGCTTGAAGAGCTGCTCCATCGCTTGCAGTGACGATGTAGCCGGTCAGATGGCTTTTTGAAGCTGCGAGAGGTTGTCAAGCTGTTGTTTGTCCTATGTGAATAAAAAAAGGAGGGGCTTATGAACTCGAACGAGACAGGAACAAAAAAAAATGATTTCTTTTCTGACAAACAAAGGTCACGGCGTGACATACTCAAGAAGGCTTTAGTTGGAACAGGTGCTGTGACTGCTCTTCATGCATTGCCGACCAAATGGATAGCTCCAAAAATTGATTTTTTGTTTTACCAGCCCATGCGCAGACGAGTCCAGTTGAGGAGAACCAACAACAGGAGAACCAGCAGCAGGAGGAAAGCAGTTGCGACGAGTTGATATTTAGGATGAAGAACGAGTCAAATGTCGATATCACAGTAACATGCGAACTTTTAGGGCTATCCGGGGATCTCATGAGGCAGGGTGCTGCTATACAGAGGCGTTTACCTAAGCCGGTCAGTGGCCCTTACTTTTATTCAGGATTATCCACCTCGACCACTATAGGATTCGCTGAAAAAGTCGAATTTACATTATGTGATGGCACCACACATCAGCTTAATAAAACCAAGCGATGTCTGTTGGGGATCAACACAACTTTTGCAGGTGAGGCTTCAGAGTTCGATAATGTTTACATGTATACTGTACGGTGGACCAACCAATGCGAGAAAAACGGTGAGGTGGGTAATGGATAATGAGGAGAGAGGGTGACCATGTATTGGCATGCCTGCTGTTTGGGCAGACACACGCCTTTTTGTTGCTGCGGTTAATTAAAAATATCAAAAACAAGTTGCCAGCTACAGCGTTGTAATTGCAAGTCACGCAGTTAAGCGTACTGTACACTTGAAAAGTTCCCCTGGCATAAAAACAGCAGGCAGCGTCTACAAGTGGTAACTTGTTTTTTTGTAATAAGTTTGAGTCGCTGGCAACGTCGATTTCTTTGAACTCGGATTGTTTTATAAAATCTCTATACTGTTAATACTGAGGAGCTGTTGGAGTATTTCTTTAATGTCAGAATGAATATCAATGTTGTCCTGCGGGAAAGCATCCTGAAAAAGAGCTAAAATTTCATCGACTGTACGCCGTCCGTCACATAATCCCCAAAGAATTGATGCCGTTTGATTTAAATAGACAGTTTGTGTTTTTTGAAAATGATATAATATAAAATCATTGTCAATCTCTTCCAGGTAATAATCTGGTTTTCGTTTCGGCTTCCCTGTCGATGGTATTTTTATTGTCATATCGAGTTGTTGCCTTTTTATTGTTTCTTGAAATATTCTTTTCCGTATCGGACGAGCCATTGCACAATCTGCCATGGATGATAGATGTAGCGATACCAAAGCCGCTGAGTAATTCCACCTGCTCCATAATGGAGACACACCCACCATTCCGAAGGAAAAAAAGCGTCTCTCACAATATCCCAGTTGTTTTTTCCCTGTTGTCGCTGCGCAGCTACTTTTGCACATGGCCACCCGTGAAAATACTCTCCAGCTTTATTAGGAGCAGCTTGGACAGGAAGTTTAATCTCCTGAAGAAGAGCATTAGACCAGGGGGTCAGACAATGGAGTAATGGAAGAATGTTCCAGACTTGCGGATAGTACTGTTGAAGGTGTTTCCAGTCAATCTCCGTTATATATTTTTCAATTATACTCACCAGGTCAGCAACAGCAATTAAACGAAACGGCTCAAAAAATGCTGGAAATCCTAAGGTATGCCGATAAATATGCCACAACATATCTTCATGACCCAATGTATATGCGGGAACCTCATTGACAGAAAACGAATATACTGATTTCCTAAGATCGTCAAATGTTACTGAAGGGTAATGTTGATGCTCTGGAAACAAGTGATGATGTATTTCCACGCTGACCAAAAGCCCGTCCGTCATCTGAGTCGCGTTCGTGAGGTGATGATGATTGCTGGGTAAATATGAAGATAGACCGAGCGGAGCCTTGAAACCTAACTCGGCAAGTGCAGTTTGAGCTTGTAAAGCATCATGAGGTCTCACCAGCAGGTCAATATCACGCATAGGGCGTAATCCCGCCTGAGGATAAACTGTATTCGCCAAAGCTGCTCCTTTCAGCACTAAGACTTCAATTCCAATCTGATCAAAATGCTGCAGGATTTCACTTAATGACCGCATTCGAATAGCATTTGCCCGACGATGTTTTATAAAAAGGGTATGCAAGGATCTGTAAGCATGTTTTGGAATGGATATTTTACCTTCCTCTACATGCTTATACAGCAGGGGGGAAATTCCGTATCTCTCCGCCTGATTAACTATATAAGTCCAATTGGTTACTTTATGAGCATGTTCGGCGATCAGAATAGACCTATCCCGGTCTCCTGCAGCACAGGCGCAACAGGATAGCAAGGGATTGATAAAATATTCAGTTTTTTTTCTGAAGATTATCTTCATATATCGGCTCGCTGCTTTTCGTGCGATATTTATTATAACCTGGATCCGTGACGCTAATGTAATAAAAATCAATAGAAAAATCAACAGGATCATCTATGATAAGTAACGTCAAGAGGAAAACGGAGATTCCCTGTGTCCCTGACCACCTCAGTGCATTTTTTGGATCTGTGCGGTTAGCCGTTTTTTTGCCTAAGCAGCCAGTTTAAAATCAATATCCTTTTCCTCAAACCACTTTCTGTATTCATTATTTTGCGCAAGAGCAGTAATCGCAGCCAAGGCCACGGTTCCTTTTTCAGTCCAGCTCATCCCATTATGTTTTTGTCGTTCTGACACAATCAGATCATTCGCCTTTTCACCGACAGCACTCGAATTACAAAGTCCGAGTTCTTTTCGGGCAGCATAGCAGGGGATATAAGGTCGGTTCCTTTCCAGGTAGGCAATGAGTTTCTCTAATGATTGAACGTTCTTTATATCCTTCTCCGGGATCTCACGCAAAAATCAATTGCTTTATCTGTGAGACCGTACCAAAGCAACGGCTTGAGTTTATTGAGAACTTCATTGCGTAATTTCCGACCGTTCATTGTTTGACTCAGCAACTCCCCGCACTTCTTACCAAGGTGGTACCAGTCCAATATTATTCCCATATTTTCTTTCCAGGAATAAAAATTTATAATTGCTGTATTCAGGACTGTATGACCATCAGTAAAAAACTGGAATCGTTTCCCGGAAAGACCGTTAGCAAGTAAAAAGACATTATAATAGGAAGAAGAGAGGTTATGGACGCTCCGTTTAAGACATATTTTGTCCCGTTGTGAGAAAGACGAGCGATTGTGTTATGTGCGTATTTCCTTGTATGCGCCGTTCTTTTCTGCCCCGGAATTCTGTTATCTTCCTGTCTTTTTACATTAACATCATCCACCGCTATGTTGATTGTTTCAGAAGGATCCTCGTAGCCTATCGGATTATCTATGTAACCATCAGAAAAGCCACATACTTCTGTACAAAGAGAGACTGCGTCGTCAATCTTCTCCTGATCCAGAAAAACAGGGACTGATTGAGTATACTCTGGATTCTCTTCTTGATATATCCCGGTCTCTTCAAAGCCATGCCGGGATAATATTTGTTCGGATTTTTTGTTATATGCTCAAGCAGGGCAGTTCCTTCCCGCTCTGTAGCTTCATGAAGTGTACGGGATGGGGTGCCGTCTTTTTCCTGGTACCGGATGCGATTGATTAATCGTGTTGTTTTTCTGTATGATTCTTCCGTATCACCGTAAATCAAAGCTATTTCTTTGAAACCTGTGGTTCGGTAATACTCTTTCCCATGCAGGCACGAAAAAACATCTTGACCGGTGTTGTATCGCACGTCGGCACCCTTCAGGATACTATGGGTAAAGAATGCAAATCGTCCGGCTTCCCCATCAACTTTATATGGACAACTATTTTGAATTACTTGTTCTCCGGCTTCACTCATCTCACCAGCTTTTTTTTTGAGACACCCCGGTAAGGTGCTCGGATAAAGCAGACCGTATTGTCGGATATGCGGTTTGTAAAATGGTTTTTTCGCACTTGTCTATACTTACAGCATCTTTCTCACTGATAACCATATTGAAACTGCCATCTTGCTGCTTCGTCGGGCTATCGCTAATAGATTCGTTACACTCTACAAGTTCAACGCTTACTTTGACTTTATACCCAGTCATTCTGATCCCTCCACATGAAATATGAGTCTATCCTTCTATAATATTAATCGCATGTCACGCGTGAGGGTAGTGAAAATTAATCTAACCGCACAGGTCGGATTTTTTCGGAGCTGGGGATAGACAGTATTTTTTATCTTCGCGTACAGAGACGGATCAATTTTCTTTTTGCGTTTCTCAAATTTTTTAGATTCCGCTATGCTGAACTCAAACAAGAGTGTATTCTCCTCGTTCAAGCTCCTTGATTCCGTCCTTTAGATTTTGTACCAGCTCGGTATCATGAAGAATTTCGTCCATTTCATCATTGTCAACATACTGCGCAGAGGAAAGGTACTGCATTACAGCAAACTCTATAAAGTTGGAAAGATTCCTTTTCTGCCCATCCGCTGCTGTTTTTATTATCCGGTAGACCGTATCATCAACCCGCATAGTCACTGTTTTCATGATTGTTCTCCTTTTTAACGAAATCTTTATGAATAAATGGTATTCAAATTTATTCATAAAGTCAAGATGTCTCTGCAAACGGTAACACACAGACATTCCCGATGTTGCACGCAAATCGTCACGAAATAGGCCCCGCCCGTGAATAATCGTCATTACGCAGACGGATGGAACGGTGGTGGTGGGTGTCCGGGGTTGTATGTCATGGTTCATGCGATGCGGCATGAATGGTGCGTTGTAAGGGCACGGCGCGCCGTGTCCCTACCGAATAATCACCCCGGCCCGTGCATTATCGTCATTACGCAGGCACGTAGGGCTTGATTGAGTACAACGAAATAA from Candidatus Electrothrix communis encodes the following:
- a CDS encoding PEGA domain-containing protein: MANIVFLSGCGPVSGGAGISIHSNPSGAFVEVDGMNVGTAPVTYNFIWDVTPNYIVKATKDGYVDWEETVGVHHIKGGKLQIVLKADPSFGVTAGSQATNKWLRIPTNKNISESDLWQKMVDSVTSNYDSIEQIDSESGYMRSIYKTQTFKMGGNSIFIIRTQFICAVSNRSPLVYKVKISSQKYQSSSGGIRDFDDIPEGMWKPHNRVFKSDKDMLEELLHRLQ
- a CDS encoding PqqD family protein, with amino-acid sequence MARPIRKRIFQETIKRQQLDMTIKIPSTGKPKRKPDYYLEEIDNDFILYHFQKTQTVYLNQTASILWGLCDGRRTVDEILALFQDAFPQDNIDIHSDIKEILQQLLSINSIEIL
- a CDS encoding nucleotidyltransferase family protein, with product MKIIFRKKTEYFINPLLSCCACAAGDRDRSILIAEHAHKVTNWTYIVNQAERYGISPLLYKHVEEGKISIPKHAYRSLHTLFIKHRRANAIRMRSLSEILQHFDQIGIEVLVLKGAALANTVYPQAGLRPMRDIDLLVRPHDALQAQTALAELGFKAPLGLSSYLPSNHHHLTNATQMTDGLLVSVEIHHHLFPEHQHYPSVTFDDLRKSVYSFSVNEVPAYTLGHEDMLWHIYRHTLGFPAFFEPFRLIAVADLVSIIEKYITEIDWKHLQQYYPQVWNILPLLHCLTPWSNALLQEIKLPVQAAPNKAGEYFHGWPCAKVAAQRQQGKNNWDIVRDAFFPSEWWVCLHYGAGGITQRLWYRYIYHPWQIVQWLVRYGKEYFKKQ